Genomic window (Wenzhouxiangella marina):
ACCGTCACCTCCTGCTCGGTGACCGGCCGGCGGTCGGTGAAATGGGTGATTCCGTTCTCGTCGGTCCAGGAGTAGATCGTCTGCGCCCAGCAAGCACCGGAGCCCAGCAGGGCAATGATCAGCAGGAACCGAGAAGCGAGCACCCCTGAAACCTGAGCCCTTGACCCTGAACCCTTCCCGCTCAACATTCGATCACGTTGACCGCCAGACCGCCGCGCGAGGTTTCCTTGTACTTGGTCTTCATGTCGCGGCCCGTGTCGCGCATGGTCTTGATCACCTTGTCCAGGCTGACCCGGTGCTTGCCGTCACCGGCCATCGCCATGCGGGTGGCGTTGACGGCCTTCACCGCGCCCATGGCGTTGCGTTCGATGCAGGGAATCTGGACCAGTCCGCCGACCGGATCGCAGGTCAGGCCCAGGTTGTGCTCCATGCCGATTTCGGCGGCGTTCTCGACCTGGCTCATGGTGCCGCCCAGGGCCGCGGTCAATCCGGCGGCAGCCATCGAACAGGCCACCCCGACCTCGCCCTGACAACCCACTTCGGCGCCCGAGATCGAAGCGTTTTCCTTGTACAGGAGACCGACGGCTCCAGCCGTCAGCATGAATTCGATCACGCCCTCTTCGTCCGCGCCGGAGACGAAGCGGCGGTAGTAGTGCAGCACGGCCGGGATGATGCCGGCGGCCCCGTTGGTGGGCGCGGTCACGACCCGACCGCCGGCGGCGTTCTCTTCGTTGACCGCCAGGGCATAGAGGTTGATCCAGTCGAGCTGATCGAGATTGTCCTTTTCCGAACGGTGCTTGAGCTTGCGGAACAGGGTCGGCGCACGGCGCAGGACCTTGAGCCCGCCCGGCAGATGACCGGTCTGTTCCAGACCGCGCTGCACACAGTCCTTCATCGCCTGCCACAGGGCGAGGATGCCCTCGCGAACCTCGTCTTCGCTGCGCCAGGCCTGCTCGTTGGCCAGCATCACGTCGGAGATCCGAAGCCCCTCGGCCTCGCAGATGGCAAGCAACTCATCGCCACTGGAAAACGGGTACTTCAGCGCCGTGGTGTCCGGCATGATCCGGTCTGCCGCCGCGTCGTCCGCATTGACCACGAAGCCACCACCGACCGAATAGTAGTCGCGCTCGAGCAGCACCTCGCCGTCACCGTCGTAGACCGTGAAGCGCATGCCATTGGGGTGATACGGCAGGGTCTGACGCTTGTGGAAGATCAGATCCTGGCGCAGGTCGATGGGGATGTCGCGCTGGCTGGCCAGACGGAGTCGGCCAGTCTCGCCGATCTGGGCGATGCGCGGCTCGATGTGGTCGGGGTCGACCTTGTCCGGCTGCTCGCCTTCAAGACCCAGCAGGACGGCCCGGTCGGTGCCATGCCCCCGGCCCGTATGACCCAGGGAGCCGAACAGGTCCACCCGCACCCGCTCGACGCGATCGAAGACGCCGGCATCGGCCAGGCGATCGAGAAAGATACAGGCGGCGCGCATCGGCCCTACGGTGTGCGAGCTCGAAGGTCCGATGCCGATCTTGAACAGGTCGAAAATACTGACAGCCATGCGCTTATCGAGTCCGATTCCGGTCAGAGGTTCCGCCGCCCATTATGAGGGCTGGATCGGCTCCTAACCAGAGCGGAGCTCGGGCCGGGAGCTCACCGAAGGTCCAACGGCCATCGCCTTTGTTCGCAGACCTACTGGATGGTGAGATCGCCGACCTTGAGGCGCTCGCCCGAGACCGGATCCACCAGCACCAGAGGATGCTCACCGCGACCCAGTTCCGCGAAATGCTCGACCCGCGCCGTGACCAGGCCGGGACGCACCGTGGTCCGCAGGACCACACCGTCGAGCTCGAGCACCGCGCTCCGCGGCGCACAGCCCACGTGCACCCAGAACCCGGCGGCACCATCGGGCTGGCGGTTGAAGGCCTCCCCCTCGACGGCGACGTCCGGCCCCCATTGTCCGAGCTGGCAGAACACGGTCGACTCGGTGCCATCGTCCAGAATGGCAGGCGGTGGCCGCTCGGCCACCGTCAGAACCCCGACCGTCTGCCGGAGTCGGCGCGACTTGTCCAGCAGCGCCAGCTCATAGGCGCCCGGACGATGAATGACCTCGTCCATGTATTCAGGCTCGAGGCTGGCCGTGATCACGCCAAGTTCGAAGTGCGTCGCGAGTTCGACGCCGTCGAGTTCCAGTCGCATGGAACCATTGACGTCACCATTGACACGCAGCCAGAACCCACCGCGTCCATTGCCGATCGGGTTGAAGATCTCACCCTCGATCGTCGCGTCGGGTCCCCAGCGCTCGATCTGGATGAATTCGGCATCGCTGAAGCCGCTTGCTTCGGTCAGGCGCGGCTCGCTCAAGCCCTGCAGTCGCGCGGCGCCGGCCAGCAGCAGGCACTCGCTCACACTGAGTTTCCAGCCGTCGATATCGAGCAGCTCACCGGCCTGGAAGTCCCGCGCCATGCGCGCCTGAACGGCGGGAATCAGATTGCCGTCGGCCGGATCCAGACGCTGGAGCAGCGCGCCGAGGGGGTCGGCTTCTCCAAGCCGCCGATCGCAGACCGGCCCGACGAAGTCGATGCCCGAAAGCGATTCGCTCAGCTGATCCAGGGCACGACGGGCATCGGGGTGGTCCGGCGCGAGCTCGACGCTCGCGAGCGGGGCCTCTCCCTTGCAGCCCGTGACCAGGGCCAGCTGAAGGGCGACAAGGCTGCCGCCGAGTGCCAGGTTGAATTGGCGTCGTTTCATCCTGCCTCCCCCAGTCGCTGATCGAGGTGTTCGGCCAGGCGAGCGGCCAGAGCCACGATGGTGAGGGTCGGGTTGGAGTATCCCGCATGGGGAAACAGGGAACTGCCGGCCAGGTAGAGATTGTCCCGGTCCCAGCAGCGTCCCTGGGCATCGGTCACGCCGAATTCCGGCGTTGCGGACATGCGGGTCGTGCCCATGTGGTGATAGCCGATTCCGACGTGTGCATCGAGGGGCGTCGGATCGCGACGAGTCTGGCGGACACGCGCCAGTCCGGCCGCGGACACCGCCCGAGCCCAGTGCTCGAACAGGGCCAGCACGGGCTCGAACTCGGACGGGGGCAAATGCCAGTTCAGGCGCGCCCGCCGAAGACCGATCGCATCGCGCTCCTCGCTCAGGCTCAGGCCACTTTCCGGGTGAGGAAGGGGTTCGTTGATCATGCCGATCCGACGCATCCCGCCGGGTCCGTCGCCGAGCAGCGGGGACGACCAGTAGTCCGGCGCCAGCAGGGCGTCGGGCTCGTCCGCGTTGAGCATGATGCAGCTGTTGCGAAGCCCGAACTCCTGAACCAGTGCATTCGTGCTGGACATGACGACCATGACGTCCCGTCCCGGCAGGGCACCGCGCTCGTAGGCCAGGCTCTCGCTGCCGAGAAGCCCGCCCGGAGAGAAACCGTAGTGGTCCATGAAGCAGCGCCCGACCAGGCCGGCCTGGTTGCCGGGCACCTGCGACTGGTTGAGCAGGAAACGCGCGTTCTCGATCCCGCCCATGGCGAGCACGAAATGCGCCGCACGCACCCGGCACTCGCCACCGCCGAGGGTTCGACAGCGAAGTGCACGCACCCGGTCCTCACCCTGCTCGAGTTCGACCGCATTGAGTTCGGTCCAGCACTCGATGCCGGGAGACTCGGTCAAGGCGTCACGATAGCGGCGCCCGAAGCGCGTCGGCGGGCTGAAACGAAACAGACGATGCTCGAAGCCACTCTCCGGGCTCAGCGGCATCAATCGCTCGCGCTCGGCCTCGCTGAGGGCATCCATCGAGAAATCATGATCATCCAGCTCGCACCACTCCGACGCGGTCCGATACCAGGGCTGCAGGGTATCGAGCGCCATCGGCCAGCCCGGCAGGGGAAAATGCGGCTTGTCTTCGAAATCAACGGGATCGAAGGGTTTGACCCAGCCGCCCCAGTGGTTGGAGGTCCCACCCAGCCAGCGCAATCTCGACCCGAGCAGTGGATAGGCGCGACCGGTGACTTCGCCATCGTAGATCGACTGACCGTCACCGGGAGAATCGACACCGCCTCCTTCGATCAGCAGGACCTGGCGGCCGCGAGCCGCCAGCTCCAGCGCCAGCACGATTCCGGCCGGCCCGGCACCTGCGATACAGACCTCCGCCTCGAGTTCGCTCGGCAGGGTCTGGCGCGCGTCATGGATCATCAGAACGCGGCGCGGCGACGACGCCGCTGCCACCAGAAGTGGCCGGCCTTCGGATCCCGCTCGAGCACCGCTTCGAAGGCCTCACCCTCCTCGGGCGCGGCGTTCCAGTGGATCAGACGCAGTCCGGTTCGGCGGGCGGTCAGCTCGAACCAGGTCCTGGAGAGATAGGCAATGTGGGCAGGCACATGCATATAGGAGTACTTCTGCCAGGCCTCGATGCCCTGGCCGGGCTGCCAGCCAGCCGGTCGGTGAGGTGCCGTCACCAGAATGCGTCCGCCCCGAACCAGGCGCTCGGACAGATCCAGCAGCATGCGTGCCGGATGCTGGAGATGCTCGATCACATGGGTCAGGGAGATCAGGCGGAATCTGGGCCGAGGCGGCAGATCCTCGACGCCGCCGACCCGATAGTCGTCCACCCAGGGGCAGCGCTCGCTGCACTCGTCGGTCACGTCCTGGGCCACGGTCCGTACGTCCTGACTCCGCTGCCGGATCGCTCGCGACACCCAGGCAAAGCCCGCGCCCACTTCCAGGCTGGCCTCACCCCGGCCCGGCATCAAACCGAGGTGATCGAGACAGTAGCCGTAGTACTCGAGCATCTGGGCGACCCGC
Coding sequences:
- a CDS encoding L-serine ammonia-lyase, whose translation is MAVSIFDLFKIGIGPSSSHTVGPMRAACIFLDRLADAGVFDRVERVRVDLFGSLGHTGRGHGTDRAVLLGLEGEQPDKVDPDHIEPRIAQIGETGRLRLASQRDIPIDLRQDLIFHKRQTLPYHPNGMRFTVYDGDGEVLLERDYYSVGGGFVVNADDAAADRIMPDTTALKYPFSSGDELLAICEAEGLRISDVMLANEQAWRSEDEVREGILALWQAMKDCVQRGLEQTGHLPGGLKVLRRAPTLFRKLKHRSEKDNLDQLDWINLYALAVNEENAAGGRVVTAPTNGAAGIIPAVLHYYRRFVSGADEEGVIEFMLTAGAVGLLYKENASISGAEVGCQGEVGVACSMAAAGLTAALGGTMSQVENAAEIGMEHNLGLTCDPVGGLVQIPCIERNAMGAVKAVNATRMAMAGDGKHRVSLDKVIKTMRDTGRDMKTKYKETSRGGLAVNVIEC
- a CDS encoding FAD-dependent oxidoreductase gives rise to the protein MIHDARQTLPSELEAEVCIAGAGPAGIVLALELAARGRQVLLIEGGGVDSPGDGQSIYDGEVTGRAYPLLGSRLRWLGGTSNHWGGWVKPFDPVDFEDKPHFPLPGWPMALDTLQPWYRTASEWCELDDHDFSMDALSEAERERLMPLSPESGFEHRLFRFSPPTRFGRRYRDALTESPGIECWTELNAVELEQGEDRVRALRCRTLGGGECRVRAAHFVLAMGGIENARFLLNQSQVPGNQAGLVGRCFMDHYGFSPGGLLGSESLAYERGALPGRDVMVVMSSTNALVQEFGLRNSCIMLNADEPDALLAPDYWSSPLLGDGPGGMRRIGMINEPLPHPESGLSLSEERDAIGLRRARLNWHLPPSEFEPVLALFEHWARAVSAAGLARVRQTRRDPTPLDAHVGIGYHHMGTTRMSATPEFGVTDAQGRCWDRDNLYLAGSSLFPHAGYSNPTLTIVALAARLAEHLDQRLGEAG
- a CDS encoding class I SAM-dependent methyltransferase, encoding MSTDTKQDRCELCQRSAPAPELIGSLGNTHGGAFSQSQYDLVHCRSCDVARLSPLPTDADLDILYRQTEQFVDDHYTDEARVAQMLEYYGYCLDHLGLMPGRGEASLEVGAGFAWVSRAIRQRSQDVRTVAQDVTDECSERCPWVDDYRVGGVEDLPPRPRFRLISLTHVIEHLQHPARMLLDLSERLVRGGRILVTAPHRPAGWQPGQGIEAWQKYSYMHVPAHIAYLSRTWFELTARRTGLRLIHWNAAPEEGEAFEAVLERDPKAGHFWWQRRRRRAAF